TTTGCTGAATCACTTACTCggtggattttttattttagattaaatcACATGGAACTTGATGAAACAGTTCTACTTTTTTATAGTCTTGCCTAGGTGGTCATTCTTGGGATATCATTGCGATAGGGTGCAATAAATGAATGGAGCTTGTCTCGAGCCTACATGCAACTGATATGGTTTTGCATTAAGAAACTTAAGCATGCTGCTTTTGGATATCATCGTGATCTCAGTCATCTGGCATCATCTTCAAATTATAGGCTATTATAAAAGAAGTCATAGACCTAGTGCCACAATTTCTGAGACACAATATTTAGCTCATTATAGTTAGTTTGGGATTTGAGAAACGGTAGGTGGTGAGATAATAATGATGGCAAAAGAATGCTGTTGTGAAAGCATAATTCACACAGCTCAATTTTTGTTGACTATTAGTTTTAAGATTTGTTTACGGTACAAATGTAATGGCTAAGTTTGTATTGATTTATCCGTGCTTTCTGTTTTTTAAGAGTTAAGGCAATGATAGCTAAGTTTCAGGAATGGAAGTTATGGATAGCGCTAATTGGCGTGGAACATGTCCATTTGTTTTTGAACGCAAGAACATAtcaatttcttaatttcatATCTAAACAACGCATTGCCTATTGATACACAGCCTGATATTCCCAATTCTAATATCACACCTGTAACTTGTATGAAGAACATTATCCCAAAAAGTGGGACTTAAATCGCAAATATTGACATGACATTGAATACAGGAAAGGCTATAATATTTACTTCAAACGAAAAATGCATAATTCTTCATCCCAACTTATTAACAAATGAGCAGTTCATTCTGTTTTATGCAagtttctttcttatttttagcTTATTCACGCTTTTCCTGTTATGTGATCCACTGGTGGTAATCATGTGATTTATTTTCTGGTGGCATGTAGTATGTAAGACCTGGTGCAACACCAATGCCTGGAGCTAGTACTGTTGGTCCTGGAGGAGCACCTGGACAAGTTCGTCCACCTGTAAACATAGTTCCTGCTGCTGGTAGGGGTAGAGGTGACTGGCGACCAATGGGAATGAAAAGCTTTCATCCAGGTTTTGGAATGCCAGGCAGGGGCAACAATATGGGTCGGGGTTTCGGTGGTGGACTGGAATTCACACTTCCCTCTCACAAGTAATATTGAATAGGCTTAAGCTGTTACTCTTGTGTGTATTTGCCTTGTTTTGCTTGTTAATTATTGGCACTTTTTCATTGCTTCCTAGCATTTCCTTTGCCATTTTGTACAACATTTGAgtgtatttttttcttaaaatagagaaaaagtGCTGCCTGAATGAATATTTGTTATGGTTTTTGATTAAGTATGGTACATTGTCAGCAAAAACTGCATTAGTTTGTTTTTcaatatgtatatttatgtacAATGGATGCTGTATTCTGCGTTTTGCACATTTTAGTATAATACTATTTGTGTAACTGAGTGAGTGTTAAAATTTGGTTTTGCCGGATGAGTGCTTAGCAAATCCTCTTGATCATCAGGACCATATTTGATGTTGACATTGATACCTTTGAGGAGAAACCATGGAAATATCCGGGTGTTGATATATCAGATTTCTTCAACTTTGGTTTGAATGAGGAGAGCTGGAAAGATTACTGCAAACAGCTGGTAAATATGACGTGAAGTGACATTTTCTACAAGATAACGGCATAATCAGGAGGTCCCTCATATTTATTTGATTTCTTGCAGGAGCAACACCGTTTGGAAACTACCATGCAAAGCAGAATTCGTGTTTATGAAAGTGGAAGAGCAGAACAGGTAATTAGATAGTTACAGATTACATTTATGTTTGGTAATACTCTGCAATCTTGTACTGATATGTGAcaagttaaatattttaatccttTTAATATTAGGACTATGACCCTGATCTGCCTCCGGAATTAGCAGCGGCGGCAGGAATTCATGATGTTACTGCTGACAATGCAAATCTTGGGAAGCCAGATGTTGTGCAAAGTGATTCAGCAAAATTACCGGCACGTGTGCGGCCCCCAATTGTATGCTTCAGTTTCTTCTGTTATACTTCTAGATGCTTGGCAAAATGAGGGAGGGGCAATTTCCACATGAAAATTTTATGCAATCAGCCAATCAGTATAATACTTCTAAATGAAACCTCCTATCTCATCATGCGACCTGaaagatattttaattttgagtAATGCTACATCCACCCAAAATAAGACCCCCATTTTACCCccaattaatgtggagtgttagatgttaagtgggccctacatgttGGGGGTAAAATGGGGGTCTTATTTTGGATTGAtgtaacattattttttttttttcatttcctttacTCTTTTTGTCACCAACAACTTTATTCCTTTAGGTTGCAAGTACTTGGAAAATTGGTACATTCTCTCTAATTGATGCATTTGAACCATGTCAGTCATTCCTCTAATGGCATATTACTGTCAATTCCTTATTGTACCTGCGTAATCCTTTTCATTCTACTTGACTTGGTAGTATACTGTTCCAGTGTTTCTAGAACTATATAGCTGTTGCCTGTTGGTGACAAGCCATAGTCTTAAGAGTTTAAAAGCAAATCTCTTTAATGAATTCGTTCTTAGTAGATTACAAAATAACCTTCTGTTATATGAAGCTTGAGAAAAAGCAGTGAGTGATTCCTGTGTTCGTTTATGGATTCTAGTGATATCTTTTTGAAAAAGTTGAAACAGTAGTATGGATTCTAGTAGAAGGATCATACCTATGCTGTTGTGGGATGCAAATGCTTCTGCATTTTCTTGCTTCAGACTCCAACATCTGTTCTAAAGCACTAAGAAATGTTTATGCAAAGAAACTAGCCCCTCTTTTAAATGCAGTTGTTGATCTTTTTGTCTCACATGCATTACATATGGACTTTAAAATATGGTTAAAGATATGCTAATATCAATCTGAACTCACTAATTCAATGTTTTTACTTCCAGCCAACTGGAAGAGTGATACCGGTAGAAGGTGGTTCTGGTGAACGGCTTCCCTCTATCGACACGCGACCTCCTCGAATTCGTGATTCTGATGCAATTATTGAGGTATATGTTAGCCTTCATCCACATTGATTCAAAATCAAGACTTCTGATTAAGGTTGGTATAACTCATGAGCAACATCAATTAACGAAATTTACTCTTGGGCAAAACAGATAATTTTGCATGACTCTTTAGAAGATGAGTACTCCAAGGGAAATGTTGTGGACAGCGACCCAACAAAGGGTGATCTCAGAGGAAGCCCCacggatgaagaagatgatgcacAGATGGTCATGGGATATTTTGCTTACGATAGTCGAAAGAGGAAGCTAGTTAGGAGGACTCCTCCCTATATGGATTCTGTCACTGATAAAGCACCTGATAGAGATGGAGTTGTGTCTTTTCCTTCAGAAGCACCTCTTCCCTATTCTCCAAGTTCTCGGGGCCAGACTCTTTTGTATCCTAGTGGGAAGCCTGGTACCCCTGAGGAGAGGTATGGAACGTTCTGGATATGTGTTTTTTCAAGCTCTTCACAACTTTAGTAGGGGTTCAAATCTCCATCCTATTtgaactataaaaaaaataatgtctgATTGTGTCCCttctttactttattttaaaaattatatgtgTACCTTTTAATGGAAAGCCCTATGCTTGTCACAAcaagaggtcatgggttcaaacCTAGAAATGGCCTACCCGCATTAATGTCGCGGAATGGCTGGAAGGCTGCATACATCTTATCCTTCCCGAGCCCTGTGTTCATTGCTCATTACAAGAGTCTAGAATTGTTTAACATGTAAGCCTTTTGAGATACAGAAGGTGATATTATCTAGTTTTTGAAACTTGGTGGCAGATTTTGATGATGCTGAAGTCAAGTGAAGCTACCAGTATGGCAATTTAATTTAAATCAACTAAATAAAGAACGCTCCTGGCTATGGGGGCCTCAATGTGATTGTtttatgttactttttttttattaccttCTGCTCTTTGAGCAAGAGAATATGCAAAtctttttgaatgcaaaaagGATATTATTAAAAGGAGCACCAAGGTGGTGCAAATGAGTTAAGAGAGAATATAAAAATCTCATGTAAATCAAGTTAACTTagagggaaagaaagaaagtgtgCACACAAGACGGTGATAATTTGCCAATTATTTAGGTCAGTCGACGTAGGTCAATGCAGTCATAGGTTATGAAATAGCAATTCTTTTTCTATGCTATAAAAACTCTTTTTCTATGTTAAGCTCGGAACTTCTGATGGTCTAAatgctttcctttttctttctgcttATTTAagggttttttcttctttcaaaagCTCCTGATGAAGTTGTTGACATTTTAGAATGCATTGAAATTAACTTCATGGTATAACATATCGTTTAATTGAATTAAGAATTTGTTTCTGTTTGTTTGACATGTTCATTATGTTTATGTATCTTGTAGTTCTTTGGACTTGGTGCATTTGCAGCTGATTGTAGCTGATGCTTTTGACATTCTGATTCTGTACACAGGAGGACACAAGGAAGAGCTCGTGAAAGATCCCCTCAGCAGACTCCTAGTGAAAGTACACGCGATAATAAGTTCCTTGATAATGATGAGGAGGAAGCGGTTGAAAGCACGGATGCCAGGCATGGTTCAATGTTAGCATCTCCTGTCACAGTCAGGGATGAACTGGAGGCGAGTGCTGAGCATAAAGACATTGTGCAAGATGAGATTGGGCTGGCTGAGGGCAACTCTGGAGTGGAAAAAGACAAACTGATCTCCTCTCCAAATAACATGTCTAGAGATGGAACTTCACATCATGCTATGAAGAACCAAAAATTGAGTTCTCAGGTCGAACAACCTAGAGTTGAAGAACCTGATGATGCAGAGAACTCAAAGGCTGCAAGAAGCAGTGAGAATAGCAAAGCAAGATCAGGCAGTAGCAGAGATGATCAGAAGTCACAGGATGGTGTTGAGGAGGAAGTTATTCAAGGTCATTCTACCCGCTCTTTGAGCATCAAGAGGCACCttgatgaaaatgaaaagattTCCCACAGAAAGGATCGTGATATTAGATACGAAGTGGATGATACAAACCGCGTGGTAAGCAGAGGGATGGAGGATTCTTATGCTTCAAGAGACATGGATCCTAGGTTGTCTCATCGGTTGTATATGAAAAATGAGGGTTTTGATAGGCGAAAGGAGCGAAACAACCCTGATGGAGCTTGGCAACGGAGGGATGAAGATCCTCAGGCGAGAAAAAAACATGAAGATACAAGGAAAAGAGAACATGGTGAAGAAATGGGAACCAGGTACAGAGGAAAGGTTCGGGAGAGTGAGAGGGGTGACAAAGATGAGCATTTTCATTCCAAAAAACAGTTGGATAATGGAAGCTATAGAGTTCGTTATGAGAAGGATGTTGGATCAGAGAACAGGGAAAGAGATGATTCCTTGAAGAATAGGTACGAAATTGTGGATGATTACAATAACAAGAGAAGGAGAGATGAGGAGCATTTGAGGAGGGATTTTGCAGACAAAGAAGAGATCTTGCACGCACACAGGGAAAGCTCTAGTCGCCGAAAGAGAGAAAAGGATGATGTTTTGGATCCACGGAAGAGAAATGACCAACAAAGAGTTAGAGATAATATTGATGATTACCACTCTGTTAGGCACAAAGATGAGATTTGGATGGATAGGGAGAGGGGGGAGAagcagagggagagagaggagtgGCACAGGCTTAAACAGTCCCATGAAGAAAATCTTCTCAAGAGGGAAAGAGAGGAAGGACGGGCTGCTATGAGGAGTGGGCGTGGGGCAGATGACAGAGCATGGGCCGGCCATGCCAGGGCAAGGGATGAATATAAAGGTTCTGACAAGGAGATCCAACTTAAGGACACCTTTCGCCATGGTGATTTGAAGAGGGATGAAAGCTTTTCTCATCATAGGGGACGCGACGACGTCTACCTACGCGGAAGTCAGTTTAGTCATGCAGAAAAAAGATCTAGACAGGAAAGATCAAGCTCTCGTAATGACCGTGGTGTCAGTGCTTctgataaccaaaagatgcatgAGAAGAAGCAAAAAGAGAACGTGAGGAAGAACAAGGAATCTGAAGCTGGAGATCACTACACTTCATCCTCTTCTAAGCGAAATCAAGAAGACCAGAGCGGTCTTAATGAGATGGTATGTTCCGAACTTAAGACACAGATTGTAAAATACGGTGGAGTATAGGAAATTTCCTTGCTCTGGGGAACTGAAATTTACTAAATATGAAACCCAAATTTTCTGGAAAGAAGGTTCCTTGTTGGATCCTTCAATCAAGAAAAGTGTTGTTGAGCAGAGTCCTCTCTCTAATCAAAGAATAGGGGTCGTCTGAGGGTTCACACTCCAGACTGTCATTATAGGATTTGAAAACCTTCATGATCGGATCAGCATAGTTAATTTTTTAAGTCTAGTTGAACGGGTCTCCATGTTCTAGGCTATTTACCATTTTGATGAGCAATGCAATTGAAGTCTTTCCCAAGGAAAGTGCTTAGGAAATATCAATTAATAAAATCTTCCGAAAGTGAGATTTCAGGTCACTAGATCCTTGCATGGTGTGGAGTGAGGGAGGGTGGTTTGCAAGGCAGCTGCCCccattggattttttttccttatcatggacataattttttaattttacccCCCCCCCTTCTTTCTAAGTATCAAGTAAAATAAAGGAATCTTCTCTGTAATTAGGCTCTAAAAGATTATTCACTCACTATATAGATGTCATTAATGCTTGACTATCTTAACTTGCAAATTGAAATAATTAGATGTTATACGGATCATGGAACATTTTTAACCTAGAAGCTTTCCTATTGTTATTTTGACAACAAATGTGGATTGcagcattaattttttttccccaacaACTTACTATCGGTTAATATTATttcatgtatatatttatttaattgttttgaatttgatCAAAATCCTTACCCCATTGAAAATCCTAACTCAGCCACTGGATACATGGCTACTATGCTAAGCTTGTAAGTGACATGTTTCTTAAGCTGTGCACATCTTTAGTATTCTGAGGACATCCTATTCTCCCAGGAACTGTCTGGTGTCTGCTGGTTATGATATGACGTGTAAGATCTGCTAATCATTTGGCTTTTCAAAATGAATTTGTATTTAATGTTGGTGGTCATTTTCGAAGTGCCAACCTTTGTGCATTGGTAAGTTTGCTTCATTGCACTGAGGTGTTACAAGTTCAAAGCACTATGTCTCAATCAGGGGGCACGGCTGCGTCATCTGACCTACTGTGGATTGCTGTGCAATGGTTGTTGTTTCCTTATTTTTATAGTTGTGCTCAGATATTTATCCCTAAAGATTGTTAAAAACTCAAATGCAGGCAATTCTTTCGTGGGATTCTAACTTTTTATGATCAACCTTTCCTCTggtgtttaaattgattgttacTTTTCTTAGCTGTTCCAAGGGAATTCCACACCATCTTTCCTGTTTCTGctagttttttcattttttagttAATTGGCTTTACTGTTTTACAATCCTGCTTGATTTATTCCATGCTTTCCCATTTCTGTTCATGTGTATTTTgtttcaagttagacttattTTACTCATTGGGTGGTTGCTTAGATTTGTATTTCAAGTGTTTTATGGTGCGGTGCCATGTGCACTATGTATGAAGCATCTCCATGTTTGGGCCAGCGCTGAGGCAAACTTTTGGGTTTCTTTTGCCTTGGTGCTTCTTTGTCGTACTGCCTGTGTATTTGTTTCTAATGATTTACTAATTTTCGAAAACAAATCTGTTCGGCATGCTTGATCATTTCAGTAACAAGTGAAATAAAACAAGATTATGCCCGTGGCACTCTCCTTAACTTTTACGTAGATTATTTTTAAATGATTGTCACTAATTGCAATTGATGAATGTTGGAAGTTTGATGTTTCCCTTAATTCTTAGAATTGTTCATGGTTGCTTTTGCCTTTGGTTAGGGATTCAAAGGCATGAGTGAACGACGAAATGGTAGCAGTAAGATACCAACACAGCATGGCTCTTCGAGGAAACATAGGGAAGATGCATCCTCAGATGACGAACAACAGGATTCTAAAAGAGGCCGTTCTAAATTGGAACGTTGGACAAGCCATTTAGAGAGGGACTACAGTATCAACAGCAAGTCAGCTGCATCCCAGAAGTTTAAAGACATGGACAGAAAGAACAGTGATGGAGCGTCAGAAGCCGGCAAACCAGAAGATGAACCAATTAAAACAGTCGATGCTGTTGACTACCAACACCCATCGGCTGAAGAGAATAGTGCTGGGAATGTGGAGTCTAAGGATGGAGATGCAAAACCGATGGATGATCGACACCTTGATACCGTTGAGAAGTTGAAGAAGCGAAGTGAGAGATTCAAGCTTCCAATGCCAAGTGAGAAAGATGCCCTGGTGATAAAGAAGATAGAGAGTGAAGCTCTGCCTACTGCCACAAGTGAAACTCCCACGGATTCAGAAATTAAACCGGAGAGGCCAGCTCGGAAGCGAAGGTGGATCAGTAACTAAGAGTTGAATAACGGATGTGCTGCCTTATGATTCTGAGAGGCCGTCTGCTTCACCTTATTCTTTTAAGACATGGAATCATCGGAGATCTTTGAATTACAGTAAAATATAATCATGTAACAATGCTGCTGccgtactttttttttttggtattctgTTGTATATACTAGTGATTGTGACGATAGATTGATAACTTACGGTGGCACAGAATCACATTTGTGTCAAATAGACAAATACAACAGTATTGCTCCGATTTTAGGTTCACTCGCCAGATCAGTAAAAGCTGCTAGCAGGATCCGCGACTGTATGTAAGCAAGTTCTCTGGAGATTGAGGGAGTAATCCCCTGATGGCCCCCCTCCTGTAATTCTTCGACTTGTGAAGGTGGAAGTGAAGCACAAGAAATCAATGGAGATGGCAGACTTAATCAAGGTAGATTTGAACAATGATGTTGTATATTTACATTCATCATGCATGTCGAttagtttttatcattttatacTGACGGCAGAAGGCCAGCATACACAAATTAGAAGTACTTTTGTATTTCGAGGAATTAGCAGAGTTAAAGAAGATAAGAGAGCATTGATGGAAAAAGATATTATCCTGATCACATGATGGATTCTAGTCCTTTTTCTTCCTTCCGTAGAATAGCCTTGATAGTTGCTGCTATTAGAGCACGGTAATTTTTAGCGCAAGTGAGAGGTCGTAAATTTAAGTGAGAGGTTGTAAATTTAAGTTCCGTGGGTGTTTTTATGATAGCAATTTGTGAGATGATCTATTACTTAGCTGAACGTATGCGAATGTTACCTTACATTATTTTTTCGTATTGGGTCTTAGTCATGTAGTTAGAGATTTATCAGTCAATTGTTTGGTGGATAACTGAGTGGGTTCCAAAACTCAATCCTCTGTTGAAGTTTGGCAAGATTATGATTTCCAAAATTCTTAATAGCAACCATGTCTTCTGAAAGCAAATTAGATGAACTTCGTTTCATGACTAATGGGCTATTAATAAGGTCCAGTcttgcaaaaaaacaaaggccCAGTATCTGAAACTAATGGCCCAATGGAAAAATGAATCTCATCTCTGCTGGATCCATGGCCCACAGCTCAAAGTGAATTGACTTCGTAATCCTCGCAACCTTTTCAGTTGCAATTTCTCCGCAGCGAGTTTAGACCCAAAAAGGGACGAAAATAGGGGTAGAAATGGAATAAGAGTTGATATCAGGACAAAGAAAGAGGGAAATATGCAGTGCAGAGTGCAGAGTGCAGAGTGCAGTGGGATCTGTTGTTACAGGAATTGAGGTTTTGCTCTCAGAGAGATGAAGAGGTTCCTGGGGTGGTTGCCCCCTCTCTGGTTGTTAGCGGAGCCGATGATTTCACTCTTTTACGACCAACAACCCTTTCCTTCCTTTCCCATTAATATCcatacacactctctctctctctctctctgtaaaaTCGAATGCGAGGAGGCTATGATGATATATTTTCAGATCCCTAAATTTTTAGGCATTGAAAGAGGGCCGTCGCTTGGCGAGGCAGCTTTGAGTCTTTGCCTGGTGAAATGGTGGAGTTCTCCGTCGTTTCACTGGCAGCTCCATGTTTTGCAGCCACGATGGTCTCTGTTCCTTGTCTAATGAAATGCGAATCTGAGCCTCGCCCTTCCAGGAATCCGATTTTGCTCCTATTATCCGCGCCTGATCTTTGAGCCCTTTTTTGATTAACGAAATAGTTAGGGTTTCTCGGATATTTTAGTGGAcaaattttcttaatttgttttttattttctgaatttCCACAACGTGAAAGCCATTATTGAAGAACTGAGAATTCATTGAAGATAAGGGCAAACaggtaataactaataagatCTCGCTCTGCTCTAGGTCGCGCATGCGCTGCACGTGTAGAGCGCAAAAAATTCAATTCAACCCTCTTAAAAGGACCAAAATACCCACAGCACACGCTCACCAAATAACGCTAAGGGAAGGGTAAACAGGGAATTACAGATAAATTGGGGCAATGTAAAAGGAGATATGAGACCGAGTTAGGGTATCAACTCATTGGTTTAAGAATGAGGTTTTGCTCTCAGAGAGGACGGATTGGTTTCTGAGGGTGGTTGCCTCCCTCTCTGAATGGATGCGGAGCCGATGATTTCACCCCAATATTTGTATCGGCAACAGCCCTttctctatatatgtgtgtatatatatatgttcatcatcatcaacaaaaccaaaccctcttcttcttcttctttcctatAAAACCGAATGCATGAGGCTGTGATGATCTCTCTTGAAAGCACGATTCAGGCATTGACTAACACCCAGTTTCCTGGCGAGGCGAGAGCGGAAGCTCTGTGAATCGATGACTATGTTCTTTTCACGGGGCAACCGTGTTGATCGCAGCCGTGGCAGCGGACTGTTACTCTCTTGCCTGATAAAAGGCGAATCTGAGCCTCGCCgtccctttctttttttgcttataCCTATTTGGCTGCCTAGAAAACGATGATATGAGGAgacaaaaaaccctaatttttttgGGAATGCCCAAATTATAACGATATTGCGGATTAGGGTTTTATTGTTTAATGCAGAGACGAAGATGGTTAGCCGCTTTAGCTGGAGTACAAGATGCATCCTTGTGATTTTTTCGTTAATCTGACGTAAAATCTATGAATAATAAACTGGGATTAAATAGGCTGTTCAAACTAATTG
This genomic window from Tripterygium wilfordii isolate XIE 37 chromosome 9, ASM1340144v1, whole genome shotgun sequence contains:
- the LOC120006606 gene encoding FIP1[V]-like protein is translated as MEDDDEFGDLYTDVLKPFSSTSSSAAPQVHLISPAPPVSLRPIDLKQENIKNSGIINDGGDEEIMYEAGRPNSSTQVQTHPPDSPAPAKVGGFVLNSTGGDAVPDNSAGGTRVREDAKLLSRSELLPAEDTDMEFDIEDGITNQGIPGLSSSDRHDELINLGNTDDAREKDDVEGRGGEEDDWDSDSDDDLRILLNDVNQGPMGMNSGGLIGDDGDDEDDGGLNIVADGDPPHQVMAEQEWGEDAAAKVADGEKKEGGEAGKDSAANAVVPKIGYSNHGYQYPFHSQFKYVRPGATPMPGASTVGPGGAPGQVRPPVNIVPAAGRGRGDWRPMGMKSFHPGFGMPGRGNNMGRGFGGGLEFTLPSHKTIFDVDIDTFEEKPWKYPGVDISDFFNFGLNEESWKDYCKQLEQHRLETTMQSRIRVYESGRAEQDYDPDLPPELAAAAGIHDVTADNANLGKPDVVQSDSAKLPARVRPPIPTGRVIPVEGGSGERLPSIDTRPPRIRDSDAIIEIILHDSLEDEYSKGNVVDSDPTKGDLRGSPTDEEDDAQMVMGYFAYDSRKRKLVRRTPPYMDSVTDKAPDRDGVVSFPSEAPLPYSPSSRGQTLLYPSGKPGTPEERRTQGRARERSPQQTPSESTRDNKFLDNDEEEAVESTDARHGSMLASPVTVRDELEASAEHKDIVQDEIGLAEGNSGVEKDKLISSPNNMSRDGTSHHAMKNQKLSSQVEQPRVEEPDDAENSKAARSSENSKARSGSSRDDQKSQDGVEEEVIQGHSTRSLSIKRHLDENEKISHRKDRDIRYEVDDTNRVVSRGMEDSYASRDMDPRLSHRLYMKNEGFDRRKERNNPDGAWQRRDEDPQARKKHEDTRKREHGEEMGTRYRGKVRESERGDKDEHFHSKKQLDNGSYRVRYEKDVGSENRERDDSLKNRYEIVDDYNNKRRRDEEHLRRDFADKEEILHAHRESSSRRKREKDDVLDPRKRNDQQRVRDNIDDYHSVRHKDEIWMDRERGEKQREREEWHRLKQSHEENLLKREREEGRAAMRSGRGADDRAWAGHARARDEYKGSDKEIQLKDTFRHGDLKRDESFSHHRGRDDVYLRGSQFSHAEKRSRQERSSSRNDRGVSASDNQKMHEKKQKENVRKNKESEAGDHYTSSSSKRNQEDQSGLNEMGFKGMSERRNGSSKIPTQHGSSRKHREDASSDDEQQDSKRGRSKLERWTSHLERDYSINSKSAASQKFKDMDRKNSDGASEAGKPEDEPIKTVDAVDYQHPSAEENSAGNVESKDGDAKPMDDRHLDTVEKLKKRSERFKLPMPSEKDALVIKKIESEALPTATSETPTDSEIKPERPARKRRWISN